The Opisthocomus hoazin isolate bOpiHoa1 chromosome 32, bOpiHoa1.hap1, whole genome shotgun sequence genome includes a window with the following:
- the ESPL1 gene encoding separin isoform X2, translating into MDSEEGTDGLLAELWECLSCCRGDASDASQASRLRKSQACDRVLRVCVERMAEPGGCPARATGLVTVAEAACQGYLTAVPQPAPLYLEKILYHLLRNAAGRASGDACWRVADLLRARLLTYRPSQASSKDFSAIAYSSFSVLWRRADALAQPEQPQEEGRAVLLVRLRALRFLLLLEEDGAALPPLQPPFFASQTAQQAAAAAALYEAQQAPSSAFLGRQLGDCLLTALRKEVTEPPTLQQSLCFFELTLEQCRHLCKSSQYRKAEEAMKDARGFLGATKSFGDPLSLLEAGIHLNRVLTESAGSAGPPLSQAAAALGAAAEASERFLRVLAESCQFVVYSLGEYAKRSKQQPFSQEDVLGLCAFTEEHCRVLHRLLERVPPDGVKQKILVKQLLYRSLQLFASVACDAFQCSQAAGWPGLEQLMAGCRRSVAWMLEALDGLPESERAKYLDVTASCAFKLAYIFYSQNLHEEASSVCQLFCKRLQTADAYACPEIPPERLHKCFRLQVESYRKLGQPERALACVVQWLAVLRGRVGELLAEPVSLWVRVKTDAAKQGAEELRLRTLKEGLEGHSLDTETLVTILFAELKAYKTVRADTGQERYNVLCDLLEICSEESGRLHQRAVCSTELAQVLCYHSYAQQTDCSSLDSVREALRLLELVPRTAQNRDQLLDDRAQALLWLYICTLESRLEKSIERDQRAKAQGLKNLDDFEPNDLNYEGRLLEDRFLYDGISFNLATETALSKSLDEAFALWKQLLASPGVPAVRSPEQTVASLHLLAALYKLMAKPLQAMESYLLVRGLCSALGDSLGTASALCQVTKLLFQLECPSYAQLFLQEMESCLQKADSSEDSYLLLQQTCLLLRSQLCCVSRQIEEGLTLLLEVLQNSALQKITKVWYLLRAHVLQLVAIYLSLPHARLSLELRQQIFVRGWKTPETALVESQKLLRSIILLLMGSSLLGCQTTASDAQFVDYGDNLLLKWQVLADMLACSEHLVALLSRLEVVCKAKAFCLEAVKLAMKLQATRWCTSFLVLKAQLELQQRELELSHFDLQQALFLLESDTEFKASKKQKGQTKILPRKGKLEGKKPQDPVSEPPREEEGFLKGPALEFVATVSGLEKTDALTGSPVLKPERRKRLAFLTHLAACPCHLCSDLALSALCLRWLLSSAQGELAAGSTAEGLALIRAVLPRCAAVATRFATVLRDKLWGGCVSRDLPALELLDDLVATGYAVLALQSLASPQPTAKLQEELEKGLTFLASCRPHVPSLEVSRTSLLLTKAVAAICRLASKHSDSVDGVFAGAWTLQLPTMTPAEPEVAAVPQTLKTDKAQPQRRKNKAALAPTVPKPRVKKNQRAKPLAVPAADDVFALADSDSEVPPIVIRPVTVPCTPHQEACLSAKARAAPGRRTPFTIFSESSPPASKSQLLRAPKVLGKVKSRLKVTFSDDSDLEDPEARRTPAATRKTSCARKALPTKSVGSQASSVGFGSRSSSAQPRRGRPGTRRAGAAEEKRERMTRRAPSKRAEEERELLRAAEEEEKVEEELEVSIEVLRVSEEEEGAPGRRRLPRRGQEGADGEHEVLRQEAGENVLAARWLSSRDPLHPEGTLSSALPTAGDVSSLDTVLEFLKEAFSCISHCPPGTLYSQICQLLALATGSQDPLSTAYLLSESVSITTRHQLLSILHRKLHKEKKSAGDVAEQLRGLSLQEGSTAQRSQHLAELERLFMFSSAGLGPEVRDGFRTQLQQIPSGVTVCVLTLAGVQPGCVGDTLLLTRLEKDTAPVAIRIPTALAKAPLRSVLGDFDTIQKEQKEASSCTDKQDWWLRRSELDRRMKSLIETLETQVLGCWRGALIPAGPEPGLAEEAARLHPQLRRCGWRDSDPTLLKVVLNAAPLLTPHDVQAVAFGLCSAQPRKAQLLLQEAVEKRRACAKQTGGSLVLVLDKHLQKLPWESMACLKAVPVTRLPSLRFLLSYSLAQKRAGSVLSHGVNPSSTFYVLNPHSNLLGTEERFRGWFESEPGWRGVTGAVPSPKQMQAALLEHDLYIYVGHGAGARFLDGQTISRLDCRAVTLLFGCSSAALAVRGSLEGSGIILKYIMAGCPFILGNLWDVTDRDIDRYAQALLQGWLRGGSGASLLAHVTQARQAPKLKYLIGAAPVVYGLPVCLQ; encoded by the exons ATGGACAGCGAGGAGGGCACAGATGGGCTGCTCGCCGAGCTGTGG GAATGCCTCTCCTGCTGCCGGGGAGATGCCTCGGACGCCAGCCAGGCCTCCCGGCTGCGGAAAAGCCAGGCCTGCGACAGAGTCCTGCGGGTTTGCGTCGAGCGCATGGCCGagcccgggggctgcccggcaCGCGCCACCGGCCTGGTGACCGTGGCCGAGGCGGCGTGCCAGGGCTACCTGACCGCCGTGCCGCAGCCCGCTCCCCTCTACCTGGAGAAGATCCTCTACCACCTGCTGAGGAACGCGGCCGGCCGGGCGAGCGGCGATGCCTGCTGGAGGGTGGCCGACCTCCTCCGTGCCCGGCTGCTGACCTACCGCCCCAGCCAGGCCTCCTCCAAGGACTTCTCAGCCATCGCCTACAGCAGCTTCAGCGTGCTCTGGAGACGGGCAGACGCCCTGGCCCAGCCCGAGCAGCCGCAGGAGGAGGGTAGAGCTGTCCTCTTGGTCCGTCTGCGAGCCCTGcgcttcctcctgctgctggaggaggacgGGGCGGCCTTGCCGCCGCTGCAGCCCCCCTTCTTCGCCTCGCAGACGGcgcagcaggcagctgccgcTGCTGCCTTGTACGAAGCCCAGCAGGCGCCGTCCTCAGCTTTCCTCGGCCGACAGCTCGGGGACTGCTTGCTCACAGCTCTGCGAAAGGAAGTGACGGAGCCACCCACCCTCCAGCAATCCCTCTGCTTCTTCGAGCTTACCCTAGAGCAGTGCCGGCATCTCTGCAAGAGCAGCCAGTACAGGAAGGCTGAGGAGGCGATGAAGGACGCGAGGGGTTTCCTGGGCGCCACAAAATCTTTCGGTGACCCCCTGTCCCTCCTGGAGGCCGGGATTCACCTGAACCGGGTGCTGACCGAGAGCGCCGGCTCTGCAGGCCCACCATTATCCCAGGCCGCAGCAGCTCTCGGCGCGGCGGCAGAGGCCTCGGAGCGGTTCCTCAGGGTGCTGGCTGAGAGCTGCCAGTTCGTCGTCTACTCCCTCGGCGAGTACgccaagaggagcaagcagcagccCTTCAGCCAGGAAGACGTGCTCGGCCTCTGTGCCTTCACCGAGGAGCACTGCCGCGTCCTCCACCGGCTGCTGGAGAGG GTTCCTCCCGACGGAGTCAAACAGAAGATCTTGGTGAAGCAGCTGCTCTACCGCAGCCTCCAGCTCTTTGCCAGCGTGGCCTGCGATGCCTTCCAGTGCTCCCAG GCGGCAGGCTGGCCGGGTCTGGAGCAGCTGATGGCGGGCTGCAGGAGGAGCGTGGCGTGGATGCTGGAGGCGCTGGACGGGCTCCCTGAGAGCGAGCGAGCCAAGTACCTCGACGTCACCG CATCGTGTGCGTTCAAGCTGGCCTACATCTTCTACAGCCAGAACCTCCACGAGGAGGCCAGCTCCGTCTGCCAGCTCTTCTGCAAGAGGCTGCAGACAGCAGATGCCTACGCGTGTCCAGAGATACCCCCAGAGAGG CTGCACAAATGCTTCAGGCTGCAGGTGGAAAGCTACCGCAAGCTGGGGCAGCCGGAGAGAGCCCTGGCGTGTGTGGTGCAGTGGCTGGCCGTGCTGCGGGGCCGGGTcggggagctgctggcagagcccgTCTCCCTCTGGGTCAGGGTCAAAACGGATGCTGCGAAGCAGGGAGCCGAGGAGTTACGGTTACG GACCCTGAAGGAAGGCTTGGAGGGGCACAGCCTGGACACGGAGACCTTGGTGACCATCCTCTTTGCGGAGTTGAAGGCCTACAAGACGGTCCGAGCTGACACAGGGCAGGAACGCTACAACGTCCTATGTGACCTGCTGGAGATCTGCTCAGAGGAGAGCGGCCGCCTGCACCAGCGAGCTGTCTGCTCGACGGAGCTGGCCCAGGTCTTGTGCTACCACAGCTACGCCCAGCAGACGGACTG ctcctccctgGACTCGGTCCGTGAAGCCTTGCGGCTGCTGGAGTTGGTGCCCAGGACGGCCCAGAACCGGGACCAGCTCCTCGATGACCGGGCGCAGGCTCTGCTCTGGCTCTACATCTGCACCCTGGAGTCCAGGCTGGAGAAG AGCATAGAGAGGGACCAGAGAGCCAAAGCTCAGGGGCTGAAGAACCTGGATGACTTTGAGCCAAACGACCTCAACTACGAAGGCAGGCTGCTGGAGGACAGGTTCCTGTACGACGGTATCTCCTTCAACCTGGCAACAGAAACTG CTTTGTCCAAAAGCCTGGACGAAGCCTTCGCCTTGTGGAAGCAGCTCCTGGCGTCGCCGGGCGTCCCGGCCGTGCGCAGCCCCGAGCAGACTGTAGCCTCCCTGCACCTCCTGGCAGCTCTCTACAAACTGATGGCCAAG CCCTTGCAAGCCATGGAGAGCTACCTCCTGGTCAGAGGCCTGTGCAGTGCGCTCGGGGACAGCCTGGGCACGGCCAGTGCCCTGTGCCAGGTCACCAAGCTGCTCTTCCAGCTGGAGTGCCCCAGCTACGCCCAG CTTTTCCTGCAGGAGATGGAGTCCTGCCTGCAGAAAGCCGACAGCAGCGAGGATTCctacctgctgctgcagcaaaccTGCCTCCTGCTCCGCAGCCAGCTGTGCTGCGTCAGCCGCCAG ATTGAAGAGGGTCTCACCCTGTTGCTGGAGGTGCTCCAGAACTCGGCTCTGCAAAAAATCACCAAGGTCTGGTACCTGCTGCGAGCCCATGTCCTTCAGCTGGTGGCCATCTACCTGAGCCTGCCCCATGCCCGCCTCTCGCTGGAGCTCCGGCAGCAGATCTTTGTGCGAG GGTGGAAGACACCCGAGACAGCTCTTGTCGAATCGCAGAAGCTTTTGCGCAGCATCATCCTCctgctgatgggcagcagctTGCTGGGCTGTCAGACAACGGCATCCGACGCCCAGTTTGTGGATTACG GGGACAACCTGCTGCTGAAGTGGCAAGTGCTGGCAGACATGCTGGCCTGCTCGGAGCACCTGGTGGCTCTCCTCAGCAGGCTGGAGGTGGTGTGTAAAGCCAAAGCCTTCTGCTTGGAGGCCGTCAAGCTGGCCATGAAACTCCAAGCCACGCGGTG GTGTACGTCCTTCCTGGTGCTGAAGgcccagctggagctgcagcagcgtgAGCTGGAGCTGAGCCACTTTGACCTGCAGCAGGCTCTCTTCCTCTTGGAGTCTGACACCG AGTTTAAAGCCAGCAAGAAGCAGAAAGGCCAGACGAAGATCCTGCCCAGGAAGGGCAAACTCGAGGGCAAGAAGCCACAGGACCCCGTCTCTGAGCCCCCCAGGGAAGAGGAGGGTTTCCTGAAGGGCCCTGCGCTGGAGTTTGTGGCCACGGTGAGCGGGCTGGAGAAGACAGATGCTCTCACCGGCTCACCGGTGCTGAAGCCTGAGAGGAGGAAGAGACTGGCCTTCCTCACCCACCTGGCAGCCTGCCCGTGCCACCTCTGCTCCGACCTGGCCCTCTCGGCGCTCTGCCTGCGCTGGCTCCTCTCCAGTGCCCAGGGCGAGCTGGCAGCGGGCAGCACGGCCGAGGGGCTGGCTCTGATCCGTGCCGTGCTGccgcgctgtgctgccgtggccACCCGCTTCGCCACCGTGCTGCGAGACAAGCTGTGGGGCGGCTGCGTCAGCCGGGACCTGCCTgcgctggagctgctggatgATCTGGTGGCCACTGGCTACGCCGTGTTGGCCCTTCAGAGCCTGGCCAGCCCCCAGCCAACGgcgaagctgcaggaggagctggagaaggggcTGACCTTCCTAGCGTCCTGCAGACCCCACGTGCCCAGCCTGGAGGTCTCCAGGACCAGCCTGCTGCTCACTAAAGCCGTGGCTGCCATTTGCCGCCTGGCCTCCAAGCACAGCGACTCTGTGGATGGCGTCTTCGCCGGCGCTTGGACTTTGCAGCTGCCCACGATGACTCCAGCGGAGCCCGAAGTGGCGGCCGTGCCCCAGACCCTAAAGACAGACAAGGCTCAACCCCAAAGGCGAAAAAACAAGGCAGCGTTGGCTCCCACCGTGCCCAAGCCCAGAGTGAAGAAGAACCAGAGAGCGAAGCCTCTGGCTGTGCCGGCCGCTGACGATGTCTTTGCTCTGGCTGACTCGGACAGCGAGGTGCCCCCCATCGTCATCCGGCCGGTGACGGTGCCCTGCACCCCGCACCAGGAAGCCTGTCTCTCCGCCAAGGCACGGGCAGCCCCCGGGCGCAGGACTCCCTTCACCATCTTCAGCGAATCCTCCCCGCCGGCCAGCAAGTCCCAGCTCCTGCGAGCGCCCAAAGTCTTGGGGAAAGTCAAGTCTCGCCTAAAG GTGACATTCAGCGATGACAGCGACTTGGAGGATCCCGAAGCACGGCGGACCCCTGCAGCTACCCGCAAGACATCCTGCGCCCGGAAAGCTCTGCCCACCAAATCCGTGGGGTCCCAGGCGAGCTCGGTGGGGTTCGGCAGCCGGAGCAGCAGTGCCCAGCCCCGGAGAGGGCGGCCAGGCACCCGCCGAGCAGGGGCTGCGGAGGAGAAGAGGGAGCGGATGACCCGCAGGGCTCCCAGCAAGAGAGCCGAGGAGGAGCGGGAGCTTCTGAGGGCcgctgaggaagaggagaaggtggAGGAAGAGCTTGAGGTCAGCATTGAGGTCCTGCGGGTCtccgaggaagaggagggagcccCAG GCAGGAGACGGCTGCCGCGGCGTGGGCAGGAGGGCGCAGACGGGGAGCACGAGGTCCTGCGGCAAGAGGCCGGCGAGAACGTCCTGGCAGCGCGGTGGCTGAGCAGCAGGGACCCCTTGCACCCAGAGGGGACCCTCTCCTCCGCCCTGCCCACGGCTGGCG ATGTCTCCTCGCTGGACACGGTCCTCGAGTTCCTGAAAGAAGCTTTCAGCTGCATCAGCCACTGCCCTCCCGGCACACTCTACAGCCAGATCTGCCAGCTCCTGGCTCTGGCCACGGGGAGCCAGGACCCCCTCTCCACCGCCTACCTGCTCTCCGAGTCGGTCTCCATCACCACGCGCCATCAGCTGCTCAGCATCCTCCACAGGAAGCTCCA CAAAGAGAAGAAGTCAGCGGGGGACGTGGCTGAGCAGCTCCGTGGGCTCTCCTTGCAGGAGGGGAGCACCGCCCAGCGCAGCCAGCACCTCGCCGAGCTCGAGAGACTCTTCATgttcagctctgcagggctggggcccgAGGTGCGGGACGGCTTCCGGACGCAGCTGCAGCAGATCCCCAGCG GGGTGACCGTGTGCGTGCTGACCCTCGCCGGCGTCCAGCCTGGCTGCGTCGGGGACACGCTGCTGCTGACACGGCTGGAGAAGGACACGGCTCCCGTCGCCATCCGCATCCCCACCGCGCTCGCCAAG gCCCCGCTGCGCTCCGTGCTGGGCGACTTCGACACCATCCAGAAGGAGCAGAAGGAGGCCAGCAGCTGCACGGACAAGCAGGACTGGTGGCTGCGCCGCTCCGAGCTGGACCGCAGGATGAAG AGCCTCATCGAGACCCTGGAGACGcaggtgctgggctgctggaggggtgCCCTGATCCCCGCCGGCCCCGAGCCCGGGCTGGCAGAGGAAGCCGCCCGCTTGCACCCCCAGCTCCGCCGCTGCGGCTGGAGGGACTCGGATCCCACCCTGCTCAAG GTCGTGCTGAACGCCGCTCCCCTCCTCACCCCGCACGACGTGCAAGCCGTGGCCTTCGGCCTCTGCTCGGCGCAGCCCCGCAAGGCTCAGCTGCTGTTGCAGGAGGCGGTGGAGAAGCGAAGAGCCTGCGCCAAGCAGACCGGCGGCTCCCTCGTCCTGGTTCTGGATAAA caccTGCAGAAGCTGCCCTGGGAGAGCATGGCGTGCCTGAAGGCTGTGCCCGTAACCAGGCTCCCTTCCCTGCGCTTCCTGCTCAGCTACTCCCTGGCGCAGAAG CGGGCAGGGTCTGTGCTGAGCCACGGCGTGAACCCCAGCAGCACCTTCTACGTCCTCAACCCGCACAGCAACCTCCTGGGCACCGAGGAGCGATTTCGGGGCTGGTTCGAGAG TGAGCCCGGCTGGAGGGGGGTGACAGGAGCCGTCCCGAGCCCCAAGCAGATGCAGGCAGCCCTCCTGGAGCACGACCTCTACAT CTATGTGGGGCACGGAGCGGGTGCCCGCTTCCTGGACGGACAGACCATCTCCCGGCTGGATTGCCGTGCCGTCACCCTGCTCTTCGGCTGCAGCAGCGCCGCGCTCGCCGTCCGGGGCAGCCTGGAGGGCTCCGGCATCATCCTCAAGTACATCATGGCCGGCTG ccccttcaTCCTGGGGAACCTGTGGGACGTCACGGACCGGGACATCGACCGGTACGCCCAggcgctgctgcagggctggctgcgggggggcTCGGGCGCCTCGCTCCTGGCCCACGTCACCCAGGCGCGCCAAGCCCCCAAGCTCAAGTACCTCATCGGGGCGGCCCCTGTCGTCTATGGGCTGCCCGTCTGCCTGCAGTGA